Part of the Helicobacter bilis genome is shown below.
GTATTTCTGCGATTTTCTCTCTCTCGCTTTGTGGCAGGGCTGTTGCTTGAGTAAGATTAGGGAATATATCAAGCAGATAAATCTCATGTCTATTTGTTTGAGCAAAAAGCATGGAATGTGATTTATTCCTAAAATATTCTATAAGCTTTTTTTGTTTATCTTTATCTCGTAAGAATTTTGGCAATTTGGATTCCATTATAGAATCTTTAAACATATAAAAGTTATTGTTGTAAAAAGAGATGATAAACTGCTTACTAAAAAGCTTTTGTGTGATATGTAAAGGAAATCTTACATGCTCTAAGACACTCTCTTTATTTGCTTGAAAATAAGGGTTTTTATCTTGGCTTAGATGAGATCCTCTTGCTACAAACTGCCACTTTTTTGTATCAATAATGCAGGGGTAAAATGCGTGTATAAGCTCGACTAAATCCTTTGGTCGCTTGATTGAGGGATATTCTACACCGATAAAATCCCTGTTTTCTTTCAATATAAATCGCTTGTTATGTAAAAGATGATCGAAAAATTTTTGCAGCTTTCTTTGTGCTTCTTTCTCTTCTTTTGGGATAAAAATGGTATTTTTCAAGCTTTTATCTGTGAAGCCATGCTGGTTTAACTGCAATATGCGTAAATAGCCCCCAAACTCAACTTGAGATTCTAGAATAAAGTTTTTATCATTTAGCTGTATAGGCAGCCCCGTTTTATTACGATGTCCAAATACTTGATAGAAATTCTCTGGTGTATTGTATGCAAATGCCTGTGAAATGCTGCTTGCATTAAGATATGAGCCTACGCCATGTATGCTTTGTGCGGCACTAAGCAGGATTAAATGCTTTGGCATATTTGAGATTCCACCATGTGTGCAAATCACTCTTTTATCATGGAATTTGTAGAAAAGATAGGGCTTTAATTTGAGATACAATCTTTTTGCATCATTTTTATCTAAGCCTTTTTGCTCTAACTCTATCTGCGTGCTAAAGCGAAACTCTTTTGACTCAACCTCTCTATTATTTGCCCACTCCCATAGCCATTTCTCATGATTACCCTCAAGCAAACACACATTTTTTCTATCCATAATCTGCATTAAAAACTCTAGTACTTCATAATTTTGGAATCCCCTGTCAATATAATCCCCAAGAAAGATATAAAACTCATCATTTTTCATATCTTTTAGATATTGCTTCAATACATGATATGAGCCATGTATATCGCCTATGTGATGGACTATCTTGTAGCCATTGAGATTATAAGGCTCTGTATCTAGCATTGCTTTAATCTCATCTGGTGCTATAATCTTACATTTAATAGGAATCTCTTCATTATTCATGGTGTTATAGAGAGTTTGTAACTCTTCTTTTGTATAAGGGTCTTTTTGTGTGCTGTTTCTCTCACAAATTGTCTCAAAAGGCACATCACTAAAGTCTACTATAAGCACTTCATAGGCATAATGCTTTGCCATTTCTTTGTAGTTACTCCAGTATGATTTTAATATATGCAAATCTTCTATAATGATAAACTCACCACGTTCCATTCTTGACTGCAAGGCTGTAAAAAGCATTTGATACGCAAGCTTATCATTTTGCTTTGGCTGTGTAAATTTTCCAGAATCATCAAGCATAGGTGCGTGTAAGAGTCGCTGAAAATGCTTTGGATTCAATACATAAGATTCTAAATTATATTGCTGTATCCATGTAGTTTTCCCACATAAAGGCATACCGCGTGTTACAAGTAAATACCGCATTATTTTATATCCTTTTTCTTTACCATGAAACAAAAAAATAATAAGCAATTATAACGAATTTTTAAGGGGAGATTCTAAAATCTCTTCGGTGCTTTTATCCCTTTTATTCGCAAGTATCTATAAAAAAGGGTTAGGGCATGGTGTTCT
Proteins encoded:
- a CDS encoding metallophosphoesterase; translation: MRYLLVTRGMPLCGKTTWIQQYNLESYVLNPKHFQRLLHAPMLDDSGKFTQPKQNDKLAYQMLFTALQSRMERGEFIIIEDLHILKSYWSNYKEMAKHYAYEVLIVDFSDVPFETICERNSTQKDPYTKEELQTLYNTMNNEEIPIKCKIIAPDEIKAMLDTEPYNLNGYKIVHHIGDIHGSYHVLKQYLKDMKNDEFYIFLGDYIDRGFQNYEVLEFLMQIMDRKNVCLLEGNHEKWLWEWANNREVESKEFRFSTQIELEQKGLDKNDAKRLYLKLKPYLFYKFHDKRVICTHGGISNMPKHLILLSAAQSIHGVGSYLNASSISQAFAYNTPENFYQVFGHRNKTGLPIQLNDKNFILESQVEFGGYLRILQLNQHGFTDKSLKNTIFIPKEEKEAQRKLQKFFDHLLHNKRFILKENRDFIGVEYPSIKRPKDLVELIHAFYPCIIDTKKWQFVARGSHLSQDKNPYFQANKESVLEHVRFPLHITQKLFSKQFIISFYNNNFYMFKDSIMESKLPKFLRDKDKQKKLIEYFRNKSHSMLFAQTNRHEIYLLDIFPNLTQATALPQSEREKIAEILHIKTQKLLFTINNKEEFSAFIKAINSFNMRIASSKTLQVNKIDSNAIDKNNDSTNTAQDSTNATSINTESDSLESMPLELHILESSALNIRPNVSFSGFYVVDTEGNYFTIQTLYKHEMQVCLELVKVWRMRDEIAPLSWVNSPFRLAFMRWFSAFATQNDWKNMPISWIQNAFIHNLVSNENATQILCDFTI